A genome region from Labilibaculum antarcticum includes the following:
- a CDS encoding FecR family protein, which yields MKEEIEKYIEGNYSNKELEDAISILNDRSAQPKLEKVMNGFWRKCSNDTVGNPQFFDQILSNVHHEINLTHRDISISRKVYFIFSKVAAIVIVPLLIALIYFANDSLKSSYVAQNTITVPLGAVSQFKLPDGTKVWLNSGSKFTYPSSFQEANLRLVHLEGEAYFDVQKNLDLPFVIDMKNLDVKVTGTAFNIRSYDDENQMTVALVEGSVNLGQLNELDGTFSNVNSLVPNEVATLNKVKNKMDIQKLKDINKYISWKEGRTVFDNDPIDAVIARFEKMYNVDIIVDSDELKQYRFTLTFINETMERALRILELSSPLSYEIVECKGSEAGVFGKRTIILKKAKI from the coding sequence ATGAAAGAAGAGATTGAAAAATATATTGAAGGAAATTATTCTAATAAGGAGTTGGAAGATGCTATTTCTATACTTAATGATAGATCAGCTCAACCAAAATTGGAAAAGGTTATGAATGGATTTTGGAGGAAATGTAGTAATGATACTGTTGGGAATCCTCAATTCTTTGATCAGATACTTAGTAATGTACACCACGAAATAAATTTGACACATAGGGATATATCTATTAGTCGAAAAGTGTATTTCATATTTTCGAAAGTCGCTGCAATTGTAATTGTCCCTTTGTTGATTGCTTTGATTTATTTTGCTAATGATAGCCTAAAGAGCAGTTATGTTGCTCAAAATACAATTACAGTCCCACTGGGTGCTGTCAGCCAATTTAAATTACCTGATGGCACCAAGGTTTGGCTTAATTCAGGAAGTAAATTTACTTATCCATCATCCTTTCAAGAAGCCAACCTGCGTTTAGTTCATCTTGAAGGAGAAGCATATTTTGATGTCCAAAAAAATCTGGATTTACCATTTGTTATCGATATGAAAAACCTTGATGTTAAAGTAACAGGAACTGCTTTTAATATTCGATCGTATGACGATGAAAATCAAATGACAGTAGCTTTAGTAGAGGGGTCTGTTAATTTAGGCCAATTAAATGAATTAGACGGAACATTTTCGAATGTAAACAGTTTGGTTCCTAATGAGGTTGCCACATTAAATAAGGTGAAGAATAAAATGGATATCCAAAAGTTAAAGGATATAAATAAATATATTTCATGGAAAGAAGGCAGAACTGTTTTTGACAATGATCCAATTGATGCAGTTATTGCACGTTTTGAGAAGATGTATAATGTTGATATTATTGTTGATAGTGATGAACTTAAACAGTATCGTTTTACGCTTACATTTATAAATGAAACTATGGAGAGAGCATTAAGAATTTTAGAATTATCGTCACCACTATCATACGAAATTGTCGAATGTAAGGGGAGTGAAGCAGGAGTTTTTGGAAAAAGAACAATTATTTTAAAAAAGGCAAAAATATAA
- a CDS encoding RNA polymerase sigma-70 factor translates to MQNIEQSYYKRLKGGDKYVIDEIYNRFHFKIFRFSFAFLKNEEDAYDIVQEVFIKFWEKRSSLKDDTNLEAFLFTIAKNTVLSVFRKRSTEQKYLDYLQNTVNSNSSGTKEQVDYVFLKGQYDKLVPELPPKRRAIFLLSREKGLSNKEIAELKGISEKTVEDHITKSLAFLRKHILLFGIWGELFYFVFVD, encoded by the coding sequence ATGCAGAATATCGAACAATCATATTATAAGAGACTAAAAGGTGGAGATAAATATGTAATTGATGAAATTTACAATAGGTTTCATTTTAAAATTTTTCGTTTTTCGTTTGCTTTTTTGAAAAATGAAGAGGATGCTTACGATATTGTCCAAGAAGTGTTTATTAAATTTTGGGAGAAGCGTTCTTCCTTAAAGGACGATACTAATCTCGAAGCATTTCTTTTTACTATTGCAAAAAACACAGTGCTGTCTGTATTTCGAAAACGAAGCACAGAGCAGAAATATTTAGACTATTTACAGAATACGGTTAATAGTAATAGTTCTGGAACAAAAGAGCAAGTTGATTATGTCTTTTTAAAGGGACAGTATGATAAGCTAGTGCCAGAACTGCCTCCCAAAAGAAGAGCAATTTTTTTATTGAGTCGTGAGAAAGGTCTTTCAAATAAAGAAATTGCTGAACTAAAAGGAATATCTGAAAAAACTGTTGAAGATCATATTACAAAATCTCTTGCTTTTCTTCGAAAACACATCTTGCTTTTCGGTATATGGGGAGAGTTATTTTATTTTGTTTTTGTCGATTGA
- a CDS encoding relaxase/mobilization nuclease domain-containing protein, which translates to MIAKIVKGQDFRGVVNYIFDIKKGTELLASDGLRTKNKETIIQSFVGQAELNPRLGKSVYHISLSFSAKDKELLSNELMAEVAKEYLGKMNICETQFLVARHFDKEHPHLHMIINRVDYHGKTISDRNDRHRSEKICKEITRKYGFYFAKGKEQVKVERLHEPDKTKYEIYNALKKYIPESGDWAELAMNLKEQEISIDFKTKGTTTEVQGVRFIKNGLSFNGSKIDRQFSFSKIDARLKQNVQEQIFSARKGDSLSTGFLRELLVQSQKQNYKDELHSKQKQKLRKRSKNKGLRRS; encoded by the coding sequence ATGATAGCAAAGATTGTGAAAGGGCAGGATTTCAGGGGTGTCGTGAATTATATTTTCGATATCAAAAAGGGGACGGAATTGTTGGCCAGTGATGGTTTGCGGACCAAAAATAAGGAGACGATTATTCAAAGTTTTGTTGGACAAGCAGAATTGAATCCAAGACTTGGTAAATCGGTGTATCATATCTCTCTTTCGTTCTCGGCAAAAGACAAGGAACTTTTATCGAATGAATTGATGGCAGAGGTAGCCAAAGAATACTTGGGGAAAATGAATATCTGTGAAACACAGTTTTTGGTTGCCCGTCATTTTGACAAGGAACATCCACACCTGCACATGATCATCAACAGGGTAGATTATCATGGGAAAACCATATCGGATCGGAACGACAGACACAGAAGTGAAAAAATCTGTAAGGAGATTACACGAAAGTATGGTTTCTATTTTGCCAAAGGGAAGGAGCAGGTTAAAGTGGAGCGACTTCACGAACCCGATAAGACCAAATATGAAATCTACAATGCTTTGAAAAAATACATCCCTGAAAGCGGCGATTGGGCTGAATTAGCTATGAATTTGAAAGAGCAGGAGATCAGCATCGATTTTAAAACAAAAGGAACAACGACGGAGGTTCAAGGGGTTCGATTTATAAAAAATGGTTTGAGTTTTAATGGTTCGAAAATAGACCGGCAGTTCAGTTTTTCGAAGATTGATGCTCGATTAAAACAAAATGTACAGGAGCAAATATTTTCAGCTCGAAAAGGAGATAGTCTATCTACAGGATTCCTTCGGGAATTGCTTGTGCAATCTCAAAAGCAAAATTATAAGGATGAATTGCATTCCAAACAAAAACAAAAACTGCGAAAAAGATCTAAGAATAAAGGTCTAAGACGGTCATGA
- a CDS encoding MobC family plasmid mobilization relaxosome protein, producing the protein MANFNKGGRPRKSTAQKKRYKVDVKMATEEYYVLKSKAQKANLTISEYMRQCIAGSSVRERITPEVQIYIRKLCGMANNLNQIARKANAQGYTNVRKEYIHLADQIDQLIDRL; encoded by the coding sequence ATGGCAAATTTCAATAAAGGAGGACGTCCCAGAAAAAGTACTGCTCAGAAAAAACGGTATAAAGTAGATGTTAAAATGGCTACCGAAGAGTACTACGTCCTAAAATCAAAAGCCCAAAAAGCAAACCTGACCATCAGTGAGTACATGAGACAGTGTATTGCCGGTAGTTCGGTAAGAGAGAGAATCACTCCCGAAGTTCAAATTTATATCCGGAAATTGTGTGGCATGGCCAATAATCTGAATCAGATTGCCAGGAAAGCAAATGCACAAGGATATACAAATGTACGTAAGGAATACATTCACCTGGCTGATCAAATTGATCAGTTGATAGATCGCTTGTGA
- a CDS encoding site-specific integrase, producing MRLKIGYQLKKSRSKGGKCPIYLRFTYNYKRVELSTGIFVPADLWDEKTISCTGQSSFAESVNNQLTKTQTNLRDTYNRLVSLGEDFDVIDLKNILLGKDKKRGGVLEIFDYYLETIENNIGKGYAKRTLKHYKVSRKKLMLYIKSTKRNDYPMDKVKYEFLNGFDMFLKANYNVHQNTAWNYHKHLRRVMNLAVAMEYIDKNPYARYQVKLEQTSREFISMHELKTIESKEIKKKSLDIVRDAFVFACYTGLSYADIYKLSAKHLELDDSGKEWIIIHRSKNSNRCMIPLFPNAKAILQKYSDFPEDLLRGRLLPILCNQKMNQYLKDLAKFCGIEKNITMHVARHTFATSVTLSNGVPIETVSKILGHTSLKTTQIYAKVLAHKISADMDVLQKKLNLE from the coding sequence ATGAGATTAAAAATTGGTTATCAGCTAAAGAAATCCCGTTCAAAAGGGGGGAAATGCCCGATTTATCTGCGTTTCACGTATAATTACAAACGTGTTGAACTCTCTACAGGGATATTTGTTCCTGCTGACTTGTGGGATGAAAAAACAATTTCGTGCACAGGACAAAGCTCGTTTGCTGAAAGTGTAAACAATCAGCTTACTAAGACTCAAACAAATTTACGGGATACATACAATCGTCTGGTGTCTTTGGGAGAGGATTTTGATGTGATTGACCTTAAAAACATTCTTCTGGGAAAGGATAAGAAACGAGGAGGCGTGCTGGAAATCTTTGACTACTATCTGGAGACAATAGAAAATAATATTGGAAAAGGCTACGCAAAAAGAACCTTAAAACATTACAAGGTCAGCCGAAAAAAGCTTATGCTGTATATTAAAAGTACTAAAAGGAATGATTATCCGATGGATAAGGTGAAATATGAGTTTCTGAATGGCTTTGATATGTTTTTAAAGGCAAATTACAATGTCCATCAAAACACTGCCTGGAATTATCACAAACATTTGAGAAGGGTGATGAACCTGGCCGTAGCCATGGAATACATAGATAAAAATCCTTATGCACGTTATCAGGTGAAGCTGGAACAGACCAGTCGTGAATTCATTAGTATGCATGAATTGAAAACTATTGAATCCAAAGAAATTAAGAAGAAGAGTTTGGATATTGTTCGTGATGCTTTTGTGTTTGCCTGTTACACCGGACTTTCCTATGCAGATATTTATAAATTAAGTGCAAAACATTTAGAGCTTGATGATTCCGGAAAGGAATGGATCATTATTCATCGGTCTAAAAACAGCAATCGCTGCATGATTCCATTGTTTCCAAATGCGAAAGCAATCCTTCAGAAATATTCAGATTTTCCTGAAGACCTGTTGAGAGGGAGATTATTACCCATTCTTTGCAATCAAAAAATGAATCAGTATCTAAAGGATCTGGCCAAGTTTTGTGGAATTGAAAAAAATATAACCATGCATGTGGCCCGGCATACTTTTGCTACAAGCGTAACTCTGTCCAATGGTGTGCCTATTGAAACTGTCTCTAAAATTTTGGGACATACCTCTTTGAAAACAACACAGATTTACGCCAAAGTATTGGCACATAAAATTTCTGCTGATATGGATGTTTTACAGAAAAAATTAAATCTGGAATAA